One Mya arenaria isolate MELC-2E11 chromosome 7, ASM2691426v1 genomic window carries:
- the LOC128241742 gene encoding uncharacterized protein LOC128241742: MISVFTVGEEEPKYDKGNHNIMLAILLGIFMCITIVITVSVFVFCRKKNSVFMLQKCEQEDSDLELNDINTEPESSTDSEYEYIESSSPVKTETAKMRSSSSPNLNQHASDNNHNGEESLRAVKNETMKSKGSNKKTSLKKAKYKSDVPASQNDNSAAPLLNAKNTEGNKKSSRSSQTVRKLTCQSRSMPIIYENPQNKTDMSSFSVVNEMRDSSQNVNFQNNEQEVSIHNKRSQKKSKHSRKHIYTRVELHAPYIDGASEVVSDIQMETDLSESILGNMKFYRRNSKEEICIIPELETSPNTNCVCLPNSMRELKKLDPTHQKAIKDGSALTKESTHDTKHRDTGGIDIKYSNMGDIDTKYSNMGDIDTKYSNMGNIDTKYSNLRETDTKYSNMEDIDT, encoded by the coding sequence ATGATATCGGTTTTCACCGTTGGCGAGGAGGAACCCAAGTACGATAAAGGGAATCATAATATCATGTTGGCAATACTTCTTGGAATATTTATGTGTATCACAATAGTAATAACTGTGTCTGTGTTTGTATTCTGTAGGAAGAAGAACAGTGTGTTCATGCTCCAGAAATGTGAGCAGGAGGATTCTGACCTTGAGCTCAATGATATCAACACGGAGCCGGAATCATCAACAGATTCAGAATACGAATATATTGAGTCATCTTCACCAGTTAAAACTGAGACTGCCAAAATGAGGTCTAGTAGTTCTCCAAACCTGAACCAGCATGCTAGTGATAACAATCACAATGGTGAGGAGAGTCTAAGGGCAGTTAAGAATGAGACCATGAAATCAAAAGGCTCTAATAAAAAGACATCTTTAAAGAAAGCTAAATACAAGTCGGATGTTCCAGCATCCCAAAATGATAATAGTGCTGCTCctcttttaaatgcaaaaaacacTGAAGGAAACAAAAAGTCATCAAGAAGTAGTCAGACTGTAAGAAAACTAACTTGCCAAAGTCGATCAATGCCAATAATATATGAAAACCCTCAAAACAAGACAGATATGTCAAGCTTTAGTGTAGTCAATGAAATGCGAGATTCATCTCAAAATGTGaatttccaaaacaatgaacaagaaGTTTCAATACATAACAAGAGATCTCAAAAGAAGTCAAAACATTCCAGGAAACACATTTACACAAGAGTTGAACTGCATGCACCCTACATAGATGGAGCTAGTGAAGTGGTTTCTGATATACAAATGGAAACTGATTTATCAGAATCAATTTtaggaaatatgaaattttacCGAAGAAATTCAAAGGAAGAAATTTGTATCATTCCTGAGTTAGAAACTTCTCCAAATACcaattgtgtttgtttaccaAACTCAATGagagaattaaaaaaattagaCCCAACTCATCAAAAAGCCATTAAGGATGGTTCAGCCCTTACAAAAGAGTCAACACATGATACTAAACATAGAGACACGGGAggcattgatataaaatatagcAACATGGGAGACATTGATACTAAATATAGCAACATGGGAGACATTGATACTAAATATAGCAACATGGGAAACATTGATACTAAATATAGCAACTTAAGAGAAACTGATACTAAATATAGCAACATGGAAGACATTGATACTTAA